The Deltaproteobacteria bacterium genome contains the following window.
GAGCAGTTTGAAACGCCAGGTCAAGTTAAGAGCCCAGCGGTAGCTCGCAAGGATAGCATTGTCGATCATAGTGCGATTGTGGGCGATGGGGCCGCTAATAACGTGAATAATTTGGTTTCTGTTATAGGCGTTAAATATACAACGGCTCGCGCAGTGGCGGAGAAAGTGGTGGATTTGGTAGCAAAAAAGCTAAACGCGAATTGCGCCCCATGCCGAACGTCAGAGACTGTTTTGCCGGGCGGGGTGGGGTTTGGTCCAAGTGCCATCGGTGACGATGAGAGCGAGGCGCGGGAATTTGGGGTAATAGCGCCGAAGATGTACAGACAACTAGCTCTAGATTACGGCGCAGAGATGAAAAATATACTTGAGTTAGCCGCTAGTGATAAGTCTTTAGCGGAAGAAATGGTGACACCGTATAGCTCCGCTATCCTTGCTGAAGTTATACATGCTGTTAGAAACGAGATGGCTTGTAGATTGAGCGACGTAGTGCTGCGACGAACTGGCCTGGGAACGTTGGGGAAGCCCGATGATAGCTCTTTAAGTCGAATAGTGCAGATTATGGCCGCGGAACTTGGATGGGATAGACTAAGATGCGAAGAAGAGCTCGCGGCGACAAAAGCGGCTTATCAGTTCAATTAGCATATTGTCATCCGCTAGCAGAAAAGTTGACAATATAAGCAGCATATCATATCTGTTTTATGCTTAATGTTTGTTTGTTGCTTTTTACCACGTTCTTCCTGGAGCCATTGATTTAGATGATTATTAAGTTGCAATTATTGGTCCTCATAGTTTTTCTTACTGCTGCTATAGGAGTGGCAGCGCCATTGTCAACAGTAGATAGTAGGTTGCAGAGGTATAAGGCAGCTAATTTAGGAGAGATCAGTTTAGATTCGGTTGGTTCGGATTCAATGCAGGAGTTGGTCGACGCTTGGGTTGAGGCGTATAAGGAATATCATCGCGGAATAGCTATAAACGTGCTTAGCAAGGGTTCGGCTTCGGCTGCTGCCGCCTTGATTGACGGGAGAGCAGATATCGGCCCAATGGTTAGGCCGATGAAGTCGCCGGAGCTAGATGAGTTTCGACTAAAATACGGCTTTGAGCCGACGCTAATTAGAACCGCGCTTGCTGGCGTTGCCGTGTACGTTTCCTCTGATAATCCGCTAAAGAGCATTTCTTTTGAGCAACTTGACGGGATTTTTTCTAAAGATTTGAGGAGGAGTGGTGCCCACCGAATATCAAACTGGAAGGGGTTGGGAGTAGAGGCCAAGAATTTACCCCAAAAAATCATGCCCCTTAGTTTTGCTGACACATCGTACCCCTATGCTTTCTTTCGGCAGCAGGTATTAGTACAGGGAGATTTCCACTCAGAAGTTACTGCTATCTCGGATACTAATGGCTTGTTAGAGGCTATACGGGCCAACCCAAACGCGATTGCTTTTGGGCCGATTTTAAGCCAGGAGGAGCTGATTCCTGCTGTATCGTTGCTGTCTGTTTCTCGCTTTGAGGGAGAAGAAGCTTATATGCCTAGCCTTGAGAACCTGCTTGCAGAAAAATACCCGCTAGGACGTTTTTTTAACGTCTATTTGGTGCGTTCGCCTGGCGAGGAGTTTGATTTGGCCGCAAAGGACTTTCTCAAGTTTGCGCTTAGTCGCGAGGGCCAACAGATAGTTCAAAACAAGGGTTTAATACCGCTGCCGTACGCTATTGTTCAAGAAGAGCTCGGGAAGCTCAACTAAGACAATCTTTTGTTCGGCTCAAAAAAGCTGTTTCCGATGACCTCATCATGATGTTATATTTTGCGACACGTGCATATAGTTGAGAAGTGTGCGTTCTTGTTGTTGCTGAATTTTCGTGGCGTATTTAAGCAGGAAATGTATATGAAAAGTTTTGGCGTTCGTTTTCTATTGGTTGCTTTTGCTCTTCTAAGCGTAAATTATGATGTTTGGGCCGAAAAGCCGGCACAACCGATTGATAATAATGATGATAAGGATTTAAGTCCAAGCGTTGTAGCTAGCGAGGGGCAGTATTTTGGACGGCACACGGTGGACTCGAATACCGCACCTGAGGAGGATAATGTTCAGAGCCCAGTTGTTGGCGCGATAGAACGGATAGGTGGTAACAAGTGTGTAGTCAAGCTGACTAATAACAGCGAAAAGTCCTCGTACAGCGTAAAATACGTCGTTAAGACTATCGATCCCAGGGGCGGCGAATCTCAAAAAAGTTTTAGTTCCACACTAAATCCCAATGGTTCTGTAGAAAGGCGCGTATCGTGCGGGAAGGACGATAATATTCAAGTTCAAATTACGTCTGGCAAGAAACTTTAAGTTAGTTTGGATAATGCGTGACGGGGGAAAACAGGGACATAGTAGAGCTATATCACGTTCATAAGGACTATCTTCCCAATCAAAGTGCACTTAGGGGCATAGATCTAAAAATTCGCCAGGGCGAATTTATTTTTATAGCCGGCGCCAGTGGAGCAGGTAAATCTACGCTGCTAAAGCTTCTTTTTGGTGCTGAGAGGGCTACTCGCGGGCAGGTGATAGTGGGTGGGCAAAGCCTTACTGACTGTTCGCGCTCCGAGATCTCAGTGCTTAGGCGGCATGTCGGTGTTATATTTCAGGATTATAAGTTGCTTTCGACTCGCTCTATCTTGGACAACGTAGCATTTACGTTGGAGGTTATTGGAGTTCGCAAGCAGCAGCGGGTTAAACTTGCTACCGAGATGCTTACGGCAGTAGGGCTAAAGGATCGCCTCGATTCCCTTCCTTGCACGCTTTCTGGTGGAGAGCAACAGAGAGTATCAATTGCTCGTGCACTGGTAAATCGGCCCGATTTAATTTTAGCCGATGAGCCTACGGGTAACTTAGACCCTGATATGACGGCAGCCGTGTTTAATTTGCTTTTAGAAGCAAACCAGTGCGGTGCTACGGTGTTAGTTGCATCGCATGATCTAAATTTAATAGAAGAGATGAACAAACGCACAATCGTCTTAGATCGAGGTCGCCTCATTGGCGACTTCTTGCATCCACGCGGATAGTACATGAGTCGAGATAGTCGGTTAAAAATTCCTGAGCCAGCCGCAAATATAGGCAGAGGCGTGCTCTCTAATATCTGGTACTCACAGGGCTCGTTGCCAAAGCTTGGCGGCTTGGAACGCGTCTTATACTACCTCAAACGCGGTATCGACACGGTAACAGTTTTGCCGATGTCTAACGGTATAGCCATTATGACAATAGCTATATCATTATTTCTCTTTTCCGCTTTTTTTTTAGCAATCCAGAATATCGATCGAATCATATCGTATGCTGGTAGCAATCTATATGTCACCGCATACGTCAAGTCGGATTCTTCCGAAGAAGCTGTAAAGCGTTATATGGAAGAGTTAAAGAAAGACAAGCGAGTTCGGTTTGTTGACTATATCACCAAAGAAAGAGCGTTAGAGATTTTTCGAGAAGAGCTGGGAGTTAGACACAGCTTCCTAGACGGGCTCGAAAAGGAAAATCCCCTACCTACGTCTCTCGAACTTAGTCTCTTTCCAGATGAGCTCGGGCTTGGCGAGGATGGCATTATTAAGCGCCTCAGAGATAATCCACTTATCGATGAAGTGATCTACGGTAGCGAATGGGTTGAGCACATGAAGAAGCTTTTAAGAGTGTTTCGCTTAGTCGGTTATGTAAGCTTAGCTATAATATTAGTAATTATAGTGTTCCTCATTGCCAATACAATAAAGCTCGTCATTTATGCTCGCCGCGAGGAGATCTCTATAATGCAGCTAGTTGGGGCAAGCGACACATTTGTGCGAGTTCCGTTTATCCTGGGTGGCATGTTTCAAGGAGTGTTAGGCGCAGTTGCAGGGATAGCTTTGCTTCGAATAGTTTACTTAATAGTGAACTACGAGATGCAATACGCCACGCTGTTTGGGGTGGCACTGCCTAATTTATATTTTCTTTCGCCTTTAGCTTTATTATGCATCTTGCTATTGGGAATGGTAGTTGGGTCTGTCGGCAGCTTGCTAGCGCTGGGGAGGTTTATGAATGTTTAGGAGCTTAGGCTTAACATTTGTTTATGTTCTTGGGGCATTTTCGGCGACACTTTTTTTTTGCTTACCGATGCGAGTTCTCGCCGAAGCAAAATCATTAGACATATCGCGCGACTTGGCTAAGTTGCAGCAAAGGATTGAGCGCGAAGAGACTCATCTAGCAACTCTGAAGAAGCGCAGGACTGCGCTTAAGGAGTCCATTAGTTTTATGGCCGATGAGCTCCGCCAAATAAAGGAGGAAATGCGGGCGCTGAATGACCTCGTAGCTGGTTTAGTGGAGAGAACGAACCGCCTCGAGAGGGCTACGGCCAAGGGCAAGGATTTGATTGCCGCAGAGAGAGCCGTCATAAATCGGCGAGTTGCGTCGATTTACAAGATGTATAGGCGCGGTGGTGCTTTTTCCTATTTGGTCGACTCCGATTCGGCAACGGACTTGTTAAGACGCGCGAACTACCTCTCACGCATAGCAGCCTCGGATGGTAGGCGCCTAGAGCATTTTAGCGGCATAATTCAAAGCTTTGAAAAGGAGTCTTCCGAACTTGTGGCGGTTGCAGCCGAAAGGGAGGAAAGTCTCGCTATGCTTAATATCCTAGAGAAAAGCCTAAAAAAGAAAAAGGAAGAGGAGGCTGTCTTGCTCGAGGATTATGACAAGCAGGAAAAAAATCGCCTTGCGACTCTGGGCAAATTAAAGAGAGCTGCAGGTGAGCTAGAAGCTGTATTGGCCAAAGTTATGGGTGAACAGAGCGCCACTGAAGTTCGAGATGTAGCCACTGGCGATAGTGTGGCTGAGGATAGGGGTGACATTAGCGTTGCATCGTTTGCTGGGAGGGGTCTATCCGAGATGAAGCAGAAACTTCGCTTGCCAGTTATTGGGCAATTAATCAGAAGTTACGGCAAGCGGAGACATGAGCAGTTTTCTGATATGATATTTTCTAAAGGCTTAGAATTTAGTGGAGTCGCTGGTGGGCGAGTCGTAGCTATAGCGGCCGGTCGAGTGGCGTTTAGCAATATTTTACCTGGGCTTGGACATGTAATAATATTAGATCATGGAAAGCGCTATTATTCGTTATACGGGCGACTAGCTGGCGTAATGCGAACTGTTGGAGATGTTTTAAGGGAAGGCGATTTGATTGCGGTAACAGGGGAGCCTGACGACAAAGGTGCTAATTTCTACTTCGAGCTCAGGCTCCAAGGAAAACCTATAAATCCCATTGAATATTTTGCAAAAAAACCCACTTTGGCGACTAAAGGCTAGCACATGAGGGCGTTATTGTGACATTATTGTAAAGTAGGTAATTAGTGTTAACGACTGGTTGTGCTGGGGTAGCTTTTTTGGGCCTATGGGTCATAGGTAATTGAGTTGGAATATTAATAAAATATATGCGTAAATATATCGTTTTGCCGCTTCGTGCGGTTTACATGTCAGTGATTATGGTTTTTGTGGGGGTTTTTCTCTTTGTAGCATTGGTGCATCGCGTAGCTGCAACAGAGAATGGGGGCGACGATAGTTATGCCAATTTGCGCATATTCACGGACGTGATGGCGCTGGTGCAAAAGAATTATGTCGAAGAAGTCCAACTGTCCAATTTAGTTGAGGGAGCTATTAAGGGGATGCTCTTAAGCCTAGATCCTCACAGCAGCTATCTTACCAAGGAGATGTATTCTGAGCTTCAGGTAGAAACGAAAGGGGAGTTTGGTGGGCTCGGCATAGAAATAACTGTTAAAGATGGGCTTCTAACGGTGGTTGCTCCGATAGAAGGTTCGCCGGCGTCTCGTGCAGGAGTTAAGCCTGGAGACCAAATAATTAAGATTGGCGATGAGTTTGCAAAAGACTTTACTCTGCTAGAAGCTGTGCGAAAGATGCGTGGCCCAAAAGGCTCGCCACTAACAATTCACGTTCATCGCGATGGCGTCAAACAACTAATTCCCATAACGGTTATTCGCGACATCATAGAAGTGCAGAGTGTGCGGTCGCGCGTCTTAGAAGATGGCTTCGTTTACTTGCGACTTAGCCAGTTCCAAGAGGGATCGGCAAGTGAGGTGTTGTCTGCTCTATCAAACCTCGAAAACAAGACTAAGAATAAGAAAATAACGGGGCTCGTTTTAGATTTGCGAAACAATCCCGGTGGCTTGCTCACTCAGGCAGTGCGGGTGTCCGATTTATTTTTAGACGAAGGTGTTGTGGTTTACACGCAAGGCAGATTGGAGAGCCAAAATCAAAAATACTTTGCTAATAAGGATGGCACAGAGCCAACTTATCCGATGGTAGTGATTATTAATGAAGGTTCGGCATCGGCGTCCGAAATTGTGGCCGGCGCTCTGCAGGATCATCGCAAAGCTTTAATTGTGGGAACGCGCTCGTTTGGCAAAGGTTCAGTTCAAACAATATTGCCTATGGGAACCGGCACGGCGCTGCGATTGACGACAGCCTTATACTATACGCAGAGTGGGCGCTCTATTCAGGCTGAGGGAATTGTACCGGATGTAGTCGTGACGGCTCATAGGTATCCTAGCGATACGGAGGAGTTGTTGGAGGAAGATGAAGATTTTACTCGCCGTGAGAAGGATTTGCGACATTCGATTAAAAATCCCCAAAAAACTCCCGAGAAAGACGAAAAGGCCGATGCGAATGAAAAAGTTGAAAAGCTCTCAATTGGTTCTCGTTCGGCTATGGAGGCAGAGTTGTCGGAATTATTGAAGGAGGATCCTCAGTTAGATGAAGCTCTTAGGCTTCTAAAAACCTGGCATGTGTTCCAGGGGAAGCCAACTATGCACGTTCGCAATTGGCATAAGCAGGCTCGGATGAAAAAAGTAGGGGCCTAAGTTATATGTATATTCATGCTAACTTCGGCAAAGAAGAAGCCTAATGTTCAGGCTCGGACACGCCTCGACAGTCTTTTGGTGGAGCGCGGTGTTGTAGACTCTAGGGTGCGCGCTCAGGCACTAATAATGGCAGGGGAAGTTTTGGTCGACGATATGCCTATAGAAAAGGCTGGGACCAAAGTATTAGCGTCCGCTTCAATTCGCTTGCGGAACGAAGTTGCTAATTTCGTAAGTCGTGGTGGAGATAAGATCGATCCTATTTTTAAGCATTTTGAAATCGACCTAAGTAATACTGTAGCCGTGGATATTGGCGCATCTACGGGTGGATTCACGCATAGTATGTTACAGCGTGGAGCTAGGCTAGTTTATGCTGTGGATGTTGGTTATAACCAGCTCCACCACAGACTGCGATGCGATAAGCGGGTAGTCGTTATGGAGCGCGTGAATGCCAAAGATTTGGTTGCCAGCGACTTCGAGGAGCTACCCTCGTTTGCCACTATCGATGTTAGCTTTATTGGCCTTAGGAAGATAATTAAACCGATCTGTGGAATTCTAAAGACACCATTTTCGATTTTGGCGCTAGTTAAACCGCAATTTGAGCTAGAACCTAGCTATGTGAGCAAAGGTGGCGTGGTTAGAAGTAGCGAGAATCAGCTACTAGCGGTTAGGCTCGTCAGTGAATTTGCCCAGGAATTAGGTCTTAATGTGCGTGGTTTTCTTCCATCCCCAATCAAGGGTGCCAAGAAAGGCAATCAGGAATTCTTTATATTGATGGAGAGTGGCGGGCGTTAGGTGCCCCAGAGGGGAAAACAAGCGCCCTTCAAGTGGTTCTTGAAATAGGTCGATATTAGCAAGTAGATAATATTTACTGCCTGTAATTACGCATAGCCGAGGTCGATAACCTATGTCCTGGATCCCATCCTCTACGGTTGAGCCAAGTAGCTTTATTTCGCCAGGCCTGCGAAAGGCTTTAGTGCGGTTGGGACTGGCATCTGAAAAGGATTTGGAAAAAGTCCAGCGCATATCTTCAAATTTAAAGGCTATTTCTCTTTTGGCGAATCAGGGTGTTTTTGAAGAAGCTGAGGCTTTAAAAAAAATTGCCGAGCACCTTGGCTGTCCATTAATCGAAGGGGGACAGCTTACTGAAAGGCTGGATTCGGATACTGACAGTGGATTTGGCAGTGTGGATTACGATTTTGCGCTGCGCCGGCGCTGTTTTCCGTTTAGAAAGCAAAAGAATGAAACCTGGGTGGCTATGGCCGATCCTTTGGATGTCGATAGCATTACAGAACTCGAGTTTTTGCTTCAAACTGGCATTAAGGTGTTTCTAGCATTGGAAGCTGATATTGTTAGGGTCATTGGTGGTTTTATTTCTAGCGGTTCGTCGCACGACGGTTCCAACGAAATGGAAGTTGTAACCAATGTAAACAATCCTGCTGGGAAGGTTACAACGCAACTCACTGCCGAGCAGGTTGAGGAGAGTTCAAAGGCGGCTCCTGTGGTAGCCCTTGTGAATAAGATTTTAGCGGACGCAATATCTGTTGGCGCTAGTGATATCCACATAGAGCCGTCGGCGCGCAAGGTAGAGTTGCGCTTGCGCATAGACGGGGTAATGTCTGCACCTCTAAATATACCGGATCATCTTCAGCCATACGTCATCACGAGAATAAAGATATTAGCCGGCATGGACATTACGGAGAAGCGCCGTCCTCAGGACGGTAGTTTTCGACTCAATGTTGGAAAGCGTTCTTTTCGCGACGTGAGAGTTTCATCGATTCCGACGCCTTTCGGCGAAAAAATTGTGCTAAGAATTTTGCGCTCGGAGCTAGAGGGCATTCTGCTTAAAGATCTAAATATGCCGGAAGAGGTGGAGAAGTTATTCTTAGCAGCGATACACACGCCCAATCGCGCAATACTCGTAACTGGACCAACTGGGTCTGGCAAAACTACTACCCTGTACGCTGCCGTGGAGTTACTTAAAGATGGCACGAATAACATCATCACTATTGAAGATCCAATAGAACTTAGAATTGCGCGCATTACCCAAATTCAAGTTGATAAAAAAATTGGAATGACATTTGCGAGCGTTTTGCGCTCATGTCTAAGGCAGGATCCGGATGTGATTTTAGTAGGTGAAATTCGCGATCTAGAAACTGCGGAGATTGCCTTTCAAGCGGCTCAAACGGGTCACTTGGTACTATCGACATTGCACACTAATAGCGCAGCATCAGCGGTAGTGCGCCTCCTAGATCTCGGGCTCCCACCATACATCATTGCTTCCTCTCTTGGTGGAATATTGTCACAGCGATTGGTGCGAAAGTTATGCACTCATTGTGCAATACCAGTAAGTGCCGAGAGGGCTAAAGAGATTGCTGAAGTTACGGGCTGCAAAAATCGAGAAGTATTGAAAGCTGCGCGCGGTTGCGATCAGTGTGGCAAGACTGGCTATCACGGTCGGGTTGGACTTTATACTTTTTTGCCGGTTGATAACCGCATACGCGAGCTAATTCGCAATTCAGCTAGCGAGGAGGAACTAGCAAGAGTGGCTGGTGGCGGAGCTTTGGGCAGTTTGGTGCAGCATGGGTTTCAATTGATTAACAAGGGAGTCACGTCGATAGAGGAGATAGAGCGCGTTGTGGGACTCGATCCCGAGGGCGGCGAAAGAAATGCCGGAGATGTAATAGATGCAGGACTCACACCTGAATCCGAACTGGCACTTAGTTACATCAAGGGTCTTTCTTCGGAAAATGTATCTGCGTCGCCCGAGTTGGTTGTTAGCAAGTCGACTAACGGCGCAAACACTCATGTGTCAGGTGCGCACGACTCCGTTGCGAGCCTGGCCGCCAACTATCAAGCCAAGGATTACAAGCGAATAATACCGAAATTGTTAT
Protein-coding sequences here:
- a CDS encoding ABC transporter permease, translated to MSRDSRLKIPEPAANIGRGVLSNIWYSQGSLPKLGGLERVLYYLKRGIDTVTVLPMSNGIAIMTIAISLFLFSAFFLAIQNIDRIISYAGSNLYVTAYVKSDSSEEAVKRYMEELKKDKRVRFVDYITKERALEIFREELGVRHSFLDGLEKENPLPTSLELSLFPDELGLGEDGIIKRLRDNPLIDEVIYGSEWVEHMKKLLRVFRLVGYVSLAIILVIIVFLIANTIKLVIYARREEISIMQLVGASDTFVRVPFILGGMFQGVLGAVAGIALLRIVYLIVNYEMQYATLFGVALPNLYFLSPLALLCILLLGMVVGSVGSLLALGRFMNV
- a CDS encoding peptidoglycan DD-metalloendopeptidase family protein, translating into MFRSLGLTFVYVLGAFSATLFFCLPMRVLAEAKSLDISRDLAKLQQRIEREETHLATLKKRRTALKESISFMADELRQIKEEMRALNDLVAGLVERTNRLERATAKGKDLIAAERAVINRRVASIYKMYRRGGAFSYLVDSDSATDLLRRANYLSRIAASDGRRLEHFSGIIQSFEKESSELVAVAAEREESLAMLNILEKSLKKKKEEEAVLLEDYDKQEKNRLATLGKLKRAAGELEAVLAKVMGEQSATEVRDVATGDSVAEDRGDISVASFAGRGLSEMKQKLRLPVIGQLIRSYGKRRHEQFSDMIFSKGLEFSGVAGGRVVAIAAGRVAFSNILPGLGHVIILDHGKRYYSLYGRLAGVMRTVGDVLREGDLIAVTGEPDDKGANFYFELRLQGKPINPIEYFAKKPTLATKG
- a CDS encoding substrate-binding domain-containing protein, which gives rise to MIIKLQLLVLIVFLTAAIGVAAPLSTVDSRLQRYKAANLGEISLDSVGSDSMQELVDAWVEAYKEYHRGIAINVLSKGSASAAAALIDGRADIGPMVRPMKSPELDEFRLKYGFEPTLIRTALAGVAVYVSSDNPLKSISFEQLDGIFSKDLRRSGAHRISNWKGLGVEAKNLPQKIMPLSFADTSYPYAFFRQQVLVQGDFHSEVTAISDTNGLLEAIRANPNAIAFGPILSQEELIPAVSLLSVSRFEGEEAYMPSLENLLAEKYPLGRFFNVYLVRSPGEEFDLAAKDFLKFALSREGQQIVQNKGLIPLPYAIVQEELGKLN
- a CDS encoding TlyA family RNA methyltransferase, coding for MLTSAKKKPNVQARTRLDSLLVERGVVDSRVRAQALIMAGEVLVDDMPIEKAGTKVLASASIRLRNEVANFVSRGGDKIDPIFKHFEIDLSNTVAVDIGASTGGFTHSMLQRGARLVYAVDVGYNQLHHRLRCDKRVVVMERVNAKDLVASDFEELPSFATIDVSFIGLRKIIKPICGILKTPFSILALVKPQFELEPSYVSKGGVVRSSENQLLAVRLVSEFAQELGLNVRGFLPSPIKGAKKGNQEFFILMESGGR
- a CDS encoding S41 family peptidase, which translates into the protein MRKYIVLPLRAVYMSVIMVFVGVFLFVALVHRVAATENGGDDSYANLRIFTDVMALVQKNYVEEVQLSNLVEGAIKGMLLSLDPHSSYLTKEMYSELQVETKGEFGGLGIEITVKDGLLTVVAPIEGSPASRAGVKPGDQIIKIGDEFAKDFTLLEAVRKMRGPKGSPLTIHVHRDGVKQLIPITVIRDIIEVQSVRSRVLEDGFVYLRLSQFQEGSASEVLSALSNLENKTKNKKITGLVLDLRNNPGGLLTQAVRVSDLFLDEGVVVYTQGRLESQNQKYFANKDGTEPTYPMVVIINEGSASASEIVAGALQDHRKALIVGTRSFGKGSVQTILPMGTGTALRLTTALYYTQSGRSIQAEGIVPDVVVTAHRYPSDTEELLEEDEDFTRREKDLRHSIKNPQKTPEKDEKADANEKVEKLSIGSRSAMEAELSELLKEDPQLDEALRLLKTWHVFQGKPTMHVRNWHKQARMKKVGA
- the ftsE gene encoding cell division ATP-binding protein FtsE, producing the protein MVELYHVHKDYLPNQSALRGIDLKIRQGEFIFIAGASGAGKSTLLKLLFGAERATRGQVIVGGQSLTDCSRSEISVLRRHVGVIFQDYKLLSTRSILDNVAFTLEVIGVRKQQRVKLATEMLTAVGLKDRLDSLPCTLSGGEQQRVSIARALVNRPDLILADEPTGNLDPDMTAAVFNLLLEANQCGATVLVASHDLNLIEEMNKRTIVLDRGRLIGDFLHPRG
- a CDS encoding type II/IV secretion system protein produces the protein MSWIPSSTVEPSSFISPGLRKALVRLGLASEKDLEKVQRISSNLKAISLLANQGVFEEAEALKKIAEHLGCPLIEGGQLTERLDSDTDSGFGSVDYDFALRRRCFPFRKQKNETWVAMADPLDVDSITELEFLLQTGIKVFLALEADIVRVIGGFISSGSSHDGSNEMEVVTNVNNPAGKVTTQLTAEQVEESSKAAPVVALVNKILADAISVGASDIHIEPSARKVELRLRIDGVMSAPLNIPDHLQPYVITRIKILAGMDITEKRRPQDGSFRLNVGKRSFRDVRVSSIPTPFGEKIVLRILRSELEGILLKDLNMPEEVEKLFLAAIHTPNRAILVTGPTGSGKTTTLYAAVELLKDGTNNIITIEDPIELRIARITQIQVDKKIGMTFASVLRSCLRQDPDVILVGEIRDLETAEIAFQAAQTGHLVLSTLHTNSAASAVVRLLDLGLPPYIIASSLGGILSQRLVRKLCTHCAIPVSAERAKEIAEVTGCKNREVLKAARGCDQCGKTGYHGRVGLYTFLPVDNRIRELIRNSASEEELARVAGGGALGSLVQHGFQLINKGVTSIEEIERVVGLDPEGGERNAGDVIDAGLTPESELALSYIKGLSSENVSASPELVVSKSTNGANTHVSGAHDSVASLAANYQAKDYKRIIPKLLLIDDDEGIRAVMGQIFKQADFEVLEALDGQDALRLVDDFRPDIVLCDLMMPGMDGKEVLRRMRENHLTRDIPFVILTAASSSEREIALIEMGASDFISKTSSPGVVISRVKRLLHK